The following proteins come from a genomic window of bacterium:
- a CDS encoding phosphoribosylaminoimidazolesuccinocarboxamide synthase, which produces MPAMDNINLSGIKKFKSGKVREIYDLGDKLLILTSDRISAFDCIMPNPIPDKGKLLTAISVFWFNKLYPVIENHIITTDIEKYPPELKKFGDIIKGRSMLVKKCSIIPIECVVRGYLAGSGLKEYDKKQTVCGIKLPKGLKSYSKLPEPVFTPSTKAESGHDENITVKKMIDVIGKETSDFIISKTMEIYKFASDLSLNKGLILADTKFEFGVMDNSIILCDEVLTPDSSRYWLLSGYREGEPQENFDKQFLRDYLETLDWDKKPPAPALPEKVISKTREKYIEAYEKLTGNKWL; this is translated from the coding sequence ATGCCGGCAATGGATAATATAAATCTTTCAGGGATAAAAAAATTCAAGTCCGGGAAGGTCCGGGAAATATATGACCTGGGCGATAAACTACTGATACTGACCAGTGACAGGATTTCCGCTTTTGACTGCATAATGCCCAATCCCATACCCGATAAAGGAAAACTCCTTACGGCTATTTCCGTTTTCTGGTTTAACAAACTGTATCCCGTCATTGAGAACCACATTATAACAACCGATATTGAAAAATATCCTCCGGAACTTAAAAAATTCGGCGATATCATCAAAGGCCGCTCTATGCTTGTCAAAAAGTGTTCCATAATTCCCATAGAATGCGTCGTCAGGGGATATTTAGCGGGTTCGGGGCTTAAAGAATACGATAAAAAACAGACTGTATGCGGGATAAAACTTCCCAAAGGCCTGAAAAGTTATTCAAAACTGCCTGAGCCGGTATTTACGCCGTCCACAAAAGCTGAGAGCGGGCATGATGAAAATATAACGGTCAAAAAAATGATCGATGTTATCGGGAAAGAGACTTCCGATTTCATAATATCCAAAACAATGGAAATATATAAATTCGCTTCGGACTTATCTCTTAATAAAGGTTTGATTCTGGCAGATACAAAATTCGAATTCGGAGTCATGGATAACAGCATAATATTATGCGACGAGGTCCTCACACCCGATTCCTCGCGATACTGGCTGCTTTCCGGTTACAGGGAAGGAGAACCCCAGGAAAATTTCGACAAGCAGTTCCTGAGGGATTACCTGGAAACCCTTGACTGGGACAAAAAACCGCCTGCCCCGGCATTGCCGGAAAAAGTCATCAGTAAAACAAGGGAAAAATATATAGAAGCATATGAAAAGCTGACCGGAAATAAATGGCTGTAA
- the mdh gene encoding malate dehydrogenase, whose translation MDKKITVVGAGFVGTACAKRIIEKNLADVTLMDIVEGLPQGKALDLMQSAAIEGFSKKIRGTNDYQETQNSDIVIITAGSARKPGMSRDDLFKINSGIISDVVARISKFSPASIIIMVTNPLDAMTYLAFKVSGFPSHRVLGMAGVLDSARYSYFISEKLGCAPSEVRSIVLGGHGDTMVPMPRLSEIKGKPLAEFLAADEISEINERTQNGGAEIVKLLKTGSAYYAPSSSAVKMAEHIIKDIHEIIPCSVYLNGEYGLSDIYFGVPVRLCGKGLKEIAEIKLTDEEQKRLDKSARAVAETINKLKT comes from the coding sequence ATGGATAAAAAAATTACGGTGGTGGGAGCCGGTTTTGTCGGAACCGCGTGCGCGAAAAGAATCATAGAAAAAAATCTCGCCGATGTAACACTGATGGATATTGTTGAAGGGCTTCCTCAGGGCAAGGCTCTTGATTTAATGCAGTCAGCCGCGATTGAAGGTTTTTCGAAAAAAATACGCGGCACCAACGATTATCAGGAAACACAAAACAGCGATATCGTTATAATCACCGCCGGTTCAGCCAGAAAACCGGGGATGAGCAGGGATGACCTGTTTAAAATCAATTCCGGCATTATATCGGATGTAGTTGCCCGAATATCAAAATTCAGTCCCGCTTCAATAATAATAATGGTGACAAATCCGCTTGACGCAATGACTTATTTAGCCTTTAAAGTATCCGGTTTCCCGTCTCACCGTGTCCTGGGCATGGCAGGAGTCCTTGATTCCGCAAGATACAGTTACTTCATTTCGGAAAAGCTCGGATGCGCGCCTTCGGAAGTCAGGTCGATAGTTTTAGGCGGGCACGGGGATACAATGGTTCCCATGCCGAGACTTTCAGAAATCAAAGGGAAACCGCTGGCGGAATTTCTGGCCGCAGATGAAATCAGCGAAATAAACGAACGGACTCAAAACGGGGGAGCGGAAATAGTCAAACTTTTGAAGACCGGGTCCGCTTATTACGCGCCATCTTCCTCCGCCGTTAAAATGGCAGAACATATTATAAAAGACATCCATGAAATAATCCCGTGCAGCGTTTATCTGAACGGCGAATACGGGCTGAGCGACATATATTTCGGAGTGCCTGTCAGGCTATGCGGAAAAGGGTTGAAAGAAATCGCGGAAATCAAATTAACGGATGAAGAGCAAAAACGCCTTGATAAATCAGCGCGGGCGGTCGCGGAAACCATCAACAAACTGAAAACCTGA
- a CDS encoding sodium-translocating pyrophosphatase, with the protein MRKKYGKYCIFGVTLLLIFFSAGVASASAETPDPRTIPPIWWIAPAASILALITAFLFYKMMMKESEGTPKMKEIAAAVREGAMTYLKQQYKIVGIFFLVVFLIFILMAFGIKVQSRWVPFAFLTGGFFSGLSGFLGMKTATNAGARTANGARTSLNQGLVVAFRSGAVMGLVVVGLGLLDISLWFLILYKLTNMNLHEITVTMLCFGMGASSQALFARVGGGIFTKAADVGADLVGKVEAGIPEDDPRNPATIADNVGDNVGDVAGMGADLYESYCGSILATAALGVAAYSNLGFASRLNSIMIPMLIAGLGTIFSIIGIFAVRTREGATMKQLLLSLLAGTALSSLLILLTTGVMAGFGFLGMTWGIFGAIASGLLAGIIIGQSTEYYTAFNYAPTKGIAKNALTGPATVIIDGFAVGMMSTWIPVVTIAVAMMAAFVLAGGNKIPELGLYGIGIAAVGMLSTLGITLATDAYGPIADNAGGNAEMSGLGEEVRKRTDALDSLGNTTAATGKGFAIGSAALTALALLAAYMEEVRTGMMRIGQETITVAGNIIDVSKATLDEFMMYFNITLMNPKVLIGMFLGGMLAFVFCSLTMKAVGRAASSMVQEVRRQFREKKGILEGTEKPDYKSCVAISTIGAQKEMIFPSLLAILTPVVTGLILGVSGVMGLLAGGLSTGFVLAVMLNNAGGAWDNAKKYIETGEYGGKGSPAHKAGVVGDTVGDPFKDTSGPSLNILIKLMSMISVVVAGLIVKFSPVIQNWLGI; encoded by the coding sequence ATGAGAAAGAAATATGGAAAATACTGCATTTTCGGCGTAACCCTGCTGTTGATATTCTTTTCAGCGGGCGTTGCCTCAGCTTCCGCCGAAACGCCGGATCCCAGGACTATACCCCCCATATGGTGGATAGCTCCCGCCGCTTCAATACTCGCGCTTATCACCGCTTTTTTATTTTACAAGATGATGATGAAAGAATCCGAAGGCACCCCGAAAATGAAAGAGATTGCGGCCGCCGTCAGAGAAGGCGCGATGACGTATCTTAAGCAGCAGTATAAAATAGTCGGTATTTTCTTTTTAGTCGTATTTTTAATTTTTATACTTATGGCTTTCGGGATCAAGGTGCAGTCAAGATGGGTCCCGTTCGCTTTTTTAACCGGCGGTTTCTTTTCCGGCCTTTCCGGTTTTCTGGGGATGAAAACTGCGACAAACGCCGGCGCCAGAACCGCGAACGGAGCAAGGACTTCCCTGAACCAGGGCCTTGTGGTGGCGTTCCGTTCAGGAGCCGTAATGGGGCTTGTGGTAGTAGGTTTAGGCCTTCTGGATATCAGCCTGTGGTTTTTAATACTCTATAAGCTGACAAATATGAATCTTCACGAAATCACGGTGACAATGCTGTGTTTCGGTATGGGGGCGAGTTCACAGGCGTTATTTGCGAGAGTCGGAGGCGGAATTTTCACAAAAGCCGCCGACGTCGGAGCCGATCTCGTAGGTAAGGTAGAGGCCGGTATTCCGGAAGATGACCCGAGAAATCCCGCAACGATTGCGGATAATGTAGGGGATAACGTTGGAGATGTGGCGGGAATGGGAGCCGACCTGTATGAATCCTATTGCGGCTCAATACTGGCGACGGCGGCATTGGGTGTTGCCGCATATTCCAACCTCGGCTTTGCCAGCAGATTAAACTCCATTATGATACCCATGCTGATTGCCGGACTCGGCACTATTTTCTCTATAATAGGTATCTTCGCGGTCAGAACACGCGAGGGAGCCACAATGAAACAGCTTCTGCTCTCATTGTTGGCTGGAACAGCGTTAAGTTCCCTGTTGATATTATTAACAACGGGCGTTATGGCAGGTTTCGGATTTCTCGGCATGACATGGGGGATTTTCGGGGCCATTGCGTCAGGATTATTAGCGGGAATTATCATAGGGCAGAGCACAGAATATTATACCGCCTTTAATTATGCCCCGACCAAAGGAATAGCCAAAAATGCCCTTACAGGTCCGGCAACAGTGATAATAGACGGTTTTGCGGTGGGTATGATGTCAACATGGATTCCGGTCGTTACCATAGCTGTTGCAATGATGGCCGCGTTTGTTCTGGCGGGCGGGAACAAAATACCGGAACTGGGTTTATACGGGATAGGGATAGCGGCCGTAGGAATGCTGTCAACTCTCGGTATAACATTGGCTACTGATGCCTACGGTCCCATAGCGGATAATGCCGGGGGGAATGCCGAAATGTCAGGGTTGGGAGAAGAAGTGCGCAAGAGGACAGATGCGCTTGATTCGCTGGGGAACACCACCGCAGCCACGGGAAAGGGATTCGCCATAGGTTCCGCCGCATTGACTGCGCTGGCTCTTCTTGCCGCGTATATGGAAGAAGTAAGGACGGGCATGATGCGTATAGGCCAGGAGACAATAACAGTCGCGGGAAACATAATAGATGTTTCAAAAGCTACGTTAGATGAATTTATGATGTATTTTAACATTACACTGATGAACCCCAAAGTCCTGATAGGCATGTTTCTGGGGGGAATGCTGGCGTTTGTCTTCTGCTCATTAACAATGAAAGCTGTGGGGAGAGCCGCTTCTTCCATGGTTCAGGAAGTCAGAAGGCAATTCAGGGAAAAGAAAGGGATTCTTGAGGGAACGGAAAAACCCGATTACAAATCCTGCGTTGCCATATCCACCATAGGGGCGCAAAAAGAAATGATTTTTCCTTCTCTTCTCGCCATATTGACGCCCGTGGTAACAGGTCTTATACTGGGTGTTTCAGGTGTTATGGGTCTTCTGGCGGGAGGCCTGTCGACGGGATTTGTTCTTGCTGTAATGCTCAACAATGCGGGAGGAGCATGGGATAACGCGAAAAAATATATAGAAACAGGCGAATACGGAGGGAAGGGAAGCCCCGCGCACAAAGCGGGCGTAGTGGGGGATACCGTCGGAGATCCTTTCAAAGATACTTCCGGGCCCAGCCTTAATATTTTAATCAAACTGATGAGTATGATAAGCGTTGTCGTAGCGGGATTAATCGTAAAGTTTTCTCCCGTGATCCAGAATTGGCTCGGAATTTAA
- the recN gene encoding DNA repair protein RecN, which translates to MIETIKINNIALAKDIEIRFGGGLNVMTGETGAGKSLLLSSLMLTIGEKWDKTYLRKGENKGSVSMSIKINRLCADRLKLDELGLQTEESYIYIKRDFNSEGRNKVFINYNPVPISILKKIGDQILDYHSQNSHQLLLHNDYQMELLDIYGMIDKTKYGRIYKDFMSARKEFDEMTAKGKISGELAELYQYQLDEIQKASLKPGEEPALEKELSVIANYSALAELSQEALTLLYDGDESIFNKLAHTSKILCKIEDISGEKFSAETIGSFNNFLSETASKIRELTENPDFDDNRQKQIESRLQDIYTIKKKYGPQISDVEQKYGFLSNELRIYKSFEEEKKKLAAKIAAIEEKLRLEAENISKKRKSAAKKFSERAIAELSEIGLEHAQITISLFDKGLRENGTDGVRYLFSANKGENPLPLEDVASGGEISRLMLALKTVFAEKDFTPVLIFDEIDTNIGGKTAVAVGKKLKELSKSHQIICITHLPQIALMADSHFYIYKDIEGGRTFTRIKKLDYNEKVEEIARMLGGKNITSVTLEHAKELLKLNRNT; encoded by the coding sequence ATGATAGAGACCATAAAAATAAACAATATCGCGCTCGCAAAGGATATAGAAATACGATTCGGCGGCGGATTAAACGTCATGACGGGTGAAACCGGAGCAGGAAAATCTCTTCTGCTTTCATCATTGATGCTGACCATAGGAGAGAAATGGGATAAAACCTACCTGAGAAAAGGCGAAAATAAAGGCTCTGTTTCAATGTCTATCAAAATAAACAGGCTCTGCGCCGACAGGCTGAAGCTCGATGAACTCGGACTGCAGACCGAAGAATCATACATATACATCAAAAGGGATTTTAATTCTGAAGGAAGGAACAAGGTATTTATAAACTATAATCCTGTGCCTATTTCGATATTAAAAAAGATAGGCGACCAGATACTGGATTATCACTCCCAAAATTCCCATCAGCTTCTTCTCCATAATGACTACCAGATGGAACTGCTTGACATTTACGGGATGATCGATAAAACAAAATACGGCAGGATTTATAAAGATTTTATGAGCGCCAGGAAAGAATTCGATGAAATGACGGCCAAAGGCAAAATTTCCGGCGAACTGGCCGAACTTTATCAATATCAGTTAGACGAGATACAGAAAGCGTCTTTAAAACCAGGGGAGGAACCTGCCCTGGAAAAAGAGTTATCGGTTATCGCCAATTACAGCGCGCTGGCGGAATTATCCCAGGAAGCGTTAACCCTGCTGTATGACGGCGACGAATCGATATTCAACAAACTGGCCCATACTTCAAAAATACTGTGCAAAATAGAGGATATATCCGGGGAAAAATTCAGCGCGGAGACAATAGGGTCTTTCAACAATTTCCTGAGCGAAACCGCTTCGAAAATAAGGGAGTTGACCGAAAACCCCGATTTTGACGATAACCGTCAAAAACAGATCGAAAGCAGGCTTCAGGATATTTATACGATAAAAAAGAAATACGGCCCTCAAATATCAGATGTGGAACAGAAATATGGCTTTTTGTCTAATGAACTGCGCATCTATAAATCTTTTGAAGAAGAAAAAAAGAAACTTGCGGCAAAAATAGCGGCTATTGAAGAAAAACTCCGGCTGGAAGCTGAAAATATTTCAAAAAAGAGAAAATCGGCCGCAAAGAAGTTCTCGGAGCGCGCAATCGCGGAATTAAGCGAAATAGGACTTGAACACGCGCAGATAACAATTTCTCTTTTCGATAAGGGATTAAGAGAGAACGGGACTGACGGCGTCCGGTATCTTTTTTCCGCCAACAAGGGGGAAAACCCCCTTCCGCTTGAAGACGTCGCTTCCGGAGGAGAGATTTCCAGGCTGATGCTCGCGCTAAAAACGGTTTTTGCCGAAAAAGATTTTACCCCCGTCCTGATATTCGACGAAATTGACACAAACATAGGCGGGAAAACGGCTGTTGCTGTCGGAAAAAAACTGAAAGAACTATCGAAAAGCCATCAGATTATCTGTATCACACATCTGCCTCAGATCGCCCTTATGGCGGACAGCCATTTTTATATCTATAAAGACATTGAAGGGGGAAGGACATTCACACGGATAAAAAAACTCGATTACAATGAGAAAGTTGAAGAGATAGCAAGGATGCTTGGCGGTAAAAACATTACTTCGGTGACCCTGGAACACGCAAAAGAACTTTTAAAATTAAACAGGAATACTTGA
- a CDS encoding undecaprenyl-diphosphate phosphatase has protein sequence MLLLKSLFLGFIQGITEFLPVSSSAHLVITENIIGIQPSFFLNVSMHAGTMIATIIVYRKTIYEIIHGLFRAQKNEIKYFTRILAATVISAIAAFLIVSVTGEDVLHRKKIIGISLLVTAVILFLSDRIKNTQPKTLCQISVLNILLIGLAQGIAVFPGISRSGMTIAFCLFLKMERSEATKFSFILSIPIILLAFIYETIASCGSIGNSYDFPGLISGFFAALISGLIAIKLMIMLVKSRRLTVFAVYCILLGTALFLV, from the coding sequence ATGCTCCTTTTAAAATCATTATTTTTAGGGTTTATACAGGGTATAACGGAATTCCTTCCCGTATCCTCTTCCGCGCATTTGGTCATAACCGAAAATATCATCGGGATTCAGCCGTCCTTCTTTCTTAACGTTTCCATGCACGCCGGGACAATGATCGCGACAATCATTGTCTACAGGAAAACAATATATGAAATAATTCATGGACTGTTCCGCGCTCAGAAGAATGAAATAAAATATTTTACCAGGATTTTAGCGGCGACGGTTATTTCCGCGATAGCGGCATTTTTGATTGTGTCGGTAACAGGAGAGGACGTCCTTCACAGGAAAAAGATAATCGGGATATCCCTGCTGGTTACGGCTGTTATCCTGTTCCTTTCGGACAGGATAAAAAACACACAGCCTAAAACCCTCTGTCAAATAAGCGTCCTCAACATCCTTTTAATAGGCCTGGCCCAGGGTATTGCCGTCTTCCCGGGCATATCAAGGTCCGGAATGACTATCGCCTTCTGTCTTTTCCTGAAAATGGAAAGAAGCGAGGCGACGAAATTTTCTTTCATCTTATCCATCCCCATAATCCTGCTCGCATTCATCTATGAAACAATCGCATCCTGCGGCAGTATTGGTAATAGCTACGACTTTCCCGGATTGATTTCCGGTTTTTTTGCGGCTCTGATATCCGGGTTGATAGCTATAAAATTAATGATTATGCTTGTAAAATCAAGAAGGCTGACAGTCTTCGCAGTTTACTGTATTCTGCTGGGAACGGCGCTTTTTCTGGTATAG